A single window of Ictalurus furcatus strain D&B chromosome 3, Billie_1.0, whole genome shotgun sequence DNA harbors:
- the LOC128605536 gene encoding E3 ubiquitin-protein ligase MARCHF8 isoform X3: MASCCLHASLQFILYSLLNNEKPLGHSASRSSNISKAGSPSSVNAPIGFSRTSVTPSNQDICRICHCEGDEDNPLITPCHCTGSLRFVHQACLQQWIKSSDTRCCELCKFEFIMETKLKPLRKWEKLQMTASERRKIMCSVTFHVIAITCVVWSLYVLIDRTAEEIKQGILEWPFWTKLVVVAIGFTGGLVFMYVQCKVYIQLWRRLKAYNRVIYVQNRPETYKKNIFDKPVLMEPNLDNKEGFGPAQSDTNSSQYTETEDYSMEILHV; the protein is encoded by the exons AATGAGAAACCGCTGGGTCATTCTGCAAGCAGGTCCAGCAACATTTCAAAG GCAGGAAGCCCGTCTTCTGTGAACGCCCCCATCGGCTTCTCTCGAACTTCAGTCACGCCTTCAAACCAGGACATCTGCAG GATCTGTCACTGCGAGGGTGATGAGGACAATCCACTGATCACACCATGTCACTGCACAGGCAGCCTGCGCTTCGTGCACCAGGCCTGTCTGCAGCAGTGGATCAAGAGCTCAGACACACGCTGCTGTGAGCTCTGCAAGTTCGAGTTCATCATGGAGACCAAACTAAAGCCGTTGCGCaag TGGGAGAAGCTGCAGATGACAGCCAGCGAGAGGAGGAAGATCATGTGCTCCGTAACTTTCCATGTCATCGCCATTACGTGCGTGGTGTGGTCGCTGTACGTCCTGATCGACCGCACTGCAGAGGAGATCAAACAAG GGATTCTCGAGTGGCCTTTCTGGACCAAGCTTGTGGTGGTGGCCATCGGCTTCACCGGCGGACTGGTTTTCATGTATGTGCAATGCAAAGTCTATATCCAGCTGTGGAGGAGACTTAAGGCCTACAACAGAGTGATATATGTGCAAAACCGGCCAGAGACctataaaaagaatattttcGATAAACCTGTACTCATGGAGCCAAACTTGGATAATAAGGAGGGTTTCGGGCCAGCGCAGTCAGACACAAACTCTTCGCAGTACACAGAGACCGAGGACTACAGCATGGAGATACTGCACGTGTGA
- the LOC128605536 gene encoding E3 ubiquitin-protein ligase MARCHF8 isoform X2 yields the protein MVISNGRRALEKPRERVTDLNEKPLGHSASRSSNISKAGSPSSVNAPIGFSRTSVTPSNQDICRICHCEGDEDNPLITPCHCTGSLRFVHQACLQQWIKSSDTRCCELCKFEFIMETKLKPLRKWEKLQMTASERRKIMCSVTFHVIAITCVVWSLYVLIDRTAEEIKQGILEWPFWTKLVVVAIGFTGGLVFMYVQCKVYIQLWRRLKAYNRVIYVQNRPETYKKNIFDKPVLMEPNLDNKEGFGPAQSDTNSSQYTETEDYSMEILHV from the exons AATGAGAAACCGCTGGGTCATTCTGCAAGCAGGTCCAGCAACATTTCAAAG GCAGGAAGCCCGTCTTCTGTGAACGCCCCCATCGGCTTCTCTCGAACTTCAGTCACGCCTTCAAACCAGGACATCTGCAG GATCTGTCACTGCGAGGGTGATGAGGACAATCCACTGATCACACCATGTCACTGCACAGGCAGCCTGCGCTTCGTGCACCAGGCCTGTCTGCAGCAGTGGATCAAGAGCTCAGACACACGCTGCTGTGAGCTCTGCAAGTTCGAGTTCATCATGGAGACCAAACTAAAGCCGTTGCGCaag TGGGAGAAGCTGCAGATGACAGCCAGCGAGAGGAGGAAGATCATGTGCTCCGTAACTTTCCATGTCATCGCCATTACGTGCGTGGTGTGGTCGCTGTACGTCCTGATCGACCGCACTGCAGAGGAGATCAAACAAG GGATTCTCGAGTGGCCTTTCTGGACCAAGCTTGTGGTGGTGGCCATCGGCTTCACCGGCGGACTGGTTTTCATGTATGTGCAATGCAAAGTCTATATCCAGCTGTGGAGGAGACTTAAGGCCTACAACAGAGTGATATATGTGCAAAACCGGCCAGAGACctataaaaagaatattttcGATAAACCTGTACTCATGGAGCCAAACTTGGATAATAAGGAGGGTTTCGGGCCAGCGCAGTCAGACACAAACTCTTCGCAGTACACAGAGACCGAGGACTACAGCATGGAGATACTGCACGTGTGA
- the LOC128605536 gene encoding E3 ubiquitin-protein ligase MARCHF8 isoform X4 — translation MHSCWKMKLQNEKPLGHSASRSSNISKAGSPSSVNAPIGFSRTSVTPSNQDICRICHCEGDEDNPLITPCHCTGSLRFVHQACLQQWIKSSDTRCCELCKFEFIMETKLKPLRKWEKLQMTASERRKIMCSVTFHVIAITCVVWSLYVLIDRTAEEIKQGILEWPFWTKLVVVAIGFTGGLVFMYVQCKVYIQLWRRLKAYNRVIYVQNRPETYKKNIFDKPVLMEPNLDNKEGFGPAQSDTNSSQYTETEDYSMEILHV, via the exons AATGAGAAACCGCTGGGTCATTCTGCAAGCAGGTCCAGCAACATTTCAAAG GCAGGAAGCCCGTCTTCTGTGAACGCCCCCATCGGCTTCTCTCGAACTTCAGTCACGCCTTCAAACCAGGACATCTGCAG GATCTGTCACTGCGAGGGTGATGAGGACAATCCACTGATCACACCATGTCACTGCACAGGCAGCCTGCGCTTCGTGCACCAGGCCTGTCTGCAGCAGTGGATCAAGAGCTCAGACACACGCTGCTGTGAGCTCTGCAAGTTCGAGTTCATCATGGAGACCAAACTAAAGCCGTTGCGCaag TGGGAGAAGCTGCAGATGACAGCCAGCGAGAGGAGGAAGATCATGTGCTCCGTAACTTTCCATGTCATCGCCATTACGTGCGTGGTGTGGTCGCTGTACGTCCTGATCGACCGCACTGCAGAGGAGATCAAACAAG GGATTCTCGAGTGGCCTTTCTGGACCAAGCTTGTGGTGGTGGCCATCGGCTTCACCGGCGGACTGGTTTTCATGTATGTGCAATGCAAAGTCTATATCCAGCTGTGGAGGAGACTTAAGGCCTACAACAGAGTGATATATGTGCAAAACCGGCCAGAGACctataaaaagaatattttcGATAAACCTGTACTCATGGAGCCAAACTTGGATAATAAGGAGGGTTTCGGGCCAGCGCAGTCAGACACAAACTCTTCGCAGTACACAGAGACCGAGGACTACAGCATGGAGATACTGCACGTGTGA
- the LOC128605537 gene encoding uncharacterized protein LOC128605537, with amino-acid sequence MTTLCLDSPVKPKNKSVFGAEWLSLLKPSVNLRPHASTLKFSKSLNDVGQKMDGLCSLHFAERTCSDGELRSDTKGDAECGHQAKTLAVKLTRLPPLYPTQPTSFSTTYGYASVHPADMQKSSNLLRFFFPFPRSSTAGSLPLGELASCAKPSSALLEVSEACGEEMGDDDVFEEESSGWRLKAEGQHAPLCSLEEDGDLDRCFSPLMEITGPPSPYSLTGDCCRLVRYLLSDSAQVLMCPVYRKVLHL; translated from the coding sequence ATGACAACTCTCTGTCTTGACTCGCCCGTCAAACCCAAAAATAAATCCGTGTTTGGAGCTGAATGGCTCTCACTGTTAAAGCCCTCGGTCAACCTCAGGCCGCACGCCAGCACGCTCAAGTTCTCCAAGTCCCTGAATGACGTGGGTCAGAAGATGGACGGGCTGTGCAGCCTGCACTTCGCTGAACGCACATGCTCAGATGGCGAATTGCGCTCGGATACAAAAGGAGATGCAGAATGTGGGCACCAGGCCAAGACTCTCGCGGTCAAGCTGACTCGCCTGCCTCCCCTCTACCCCACTCAGCCCACCTCATTCTCAACCACCTATGGCTATGCGAGTGTTCACCCAGCTGACATGCAGAAGAGCTCCAATCTGCTACGCTTCTTCTTCCCGTTCCCACGCTCCTCCACAGCGGGCAGCCTGCCTCTGGGTGAGCTGGCATCCTGTGCCAAGCCATCCAGTGCCTTGCTAGAGGTAAGTGAGGCATGTGGTGAGGAAATGGGTGATGACGATGTGTTTGAGGAAGAATCCTCTGGTTGGAGGCTAAAGGCCGAGGGACAGCACGCTCCTCTCTGCTCCCTGGAGGAGGATGGAGATCTGGACCGCTGCTTCTCACCACTGATGGAGATCACGGGTCCACCCTCGCCATACTCTCTGACCGGGGATTGCTGCAGGTTGGTGAGGTATCTCCTCTCCGACTCAGCCCAAGTACTCATGTGCCCTGTCTATAGAAAAGTGCTTCATCTCTAG